The DNA sequence TCCTTCGTTTTCGTAGTAGTAAGGGGAATCGAGCAGTCGGTAGCCTGACTGCTCGACAGCGCGATGAATTGCCTTTGCTCCTGCGTGGTCCTTAAGTTTGTAAGTCCGTACTGAACCTCGTCACCGGGAACGTCATGCCATCTTGCAGAGTTATTTCTGGAATGAACGTCCTCATCTTCCCTTGTCTTTTCTTCAATAGGTGGAGAAAAGCAAAATTGAAATAATTTCCTTATAATTAAGCTCTGTTAAAGAGCTGAGGCTTTCTCCGCGGCAGGCGGAGGAGCCGCAGGCCATCCAATAACAACACGGAGCTTTAACAGAGACCCTCATGCAGGATCGCTGCACCAATAGGCATGAAAATATCCTTCTATAGAAAGGGATTTCTCCTCTATACAGACGGAAAGATGGTCAGAAGGGGGCTTCTTTATTTAGAAGGCCGCTCCTGCTCTGTCTTTTTACCGTAAGCTGAAGAGGACATGGGGCGAATCCGGGGCGATGGAGGACGAGCCGAAGATCCATTCCGCACGACCGCAGGGAGGACGGGATTAGCTGAGGCCGGCCCGCCCGGAAAGCGTCCCCATGGAAACGAAAGCGCACGTTCATTGCTTCAATACTTTATTTTCAAGGTAGCCTATAATTAAAATAATCATTGAGATTTTAAAAAAGTTTTATTTTCTGAAAGGTAAGAAAAGTAAAGCTGCCTCTTTGCATAAGCTTGTTGATCGTGTAAAATATATAAGGTTAAGAGGTAAAAAAATTGATGATACACATATATTTTTGATTTCCAGTATAAAATAAGCAGAAATTTTTAGGGGGAAGAGCTGTCCTCTTCTCCACAACGAAAGGATTGAAAAGGGTATATGAAAGAGAATTTTTGGAACGATCTGCCGCGGCCGTTCTTTGTTTTAGCGCCGATGGAAGACGTCACGAATGTGGTTTTCCGCCACGTGGTCGCGGAAGCAGCAAGACCCGACGTGTTTTTTACGGAGTTTACGAACACGGACAGCTACTGTCATCCGGAAGGCATCTACAGTGTGCGGGGGCGTCTGACGTTTACAGAAGATGAACAGCCGATGGTCGCCCACATTTGGGGAGATAAACCCGAGAACTTCCGGGAAATGAGTATCGGCATGGCCGAACAGGGCTTTAAAGGAATCGATCTTAATATGGGCTGTCCGGTGCAGAACGTGGCGGCAAATGGCAAAGGGAGCGGACTGATCCGCTGCCCGGAAAATGCCGCTGACATTATTCAGGCCGCCAAAGCGGGCGGGCTTCCGGTCAGTGTAAAAACAAGGCTCGGCTATACCGACGTGGGCGAGTGGAAGGACTGGCTGGGACACGTATTCAAACAGGACATTGCCAATCTGTCGATTCATCTGCGGACGAAAAAAGAAATGAGCAATGTCGATGCGCACTGGGAGCTGATTCCGGAAATCAAGGCGCTCCGCGATGAGCTCGCGCCTGAGACGCTGCTGACGATCAACGGGGATATACCTGACCGTGAGACGGGCATGGAGCTCGTCAATAAATACGGCGTGGACGGTGTCATGATCGGACGCGGAATTTTTAAGAATCCATTCGCTTTCGAAGAAGCAACACGGGAACACAGCACGGAGGAATTGTTCGACCTCCTAAGGCTGCACCTGGATCTTCATGATAAGTATTCCACGGAAATCGGGCCGATTTTATTCAAACCGCTCCGCCGCTTCTTTAAGATCTATATCCGCGGCATCCGCGGGGGCGGGGAGCTGAGAAATCAGCTGATGATGACGGAGACGACGGACGAAGTGCGCGCTCTGCTCGACAAGTTCGAAGCTGAAGTGAGCGAGAAGGAAAAGGAAAAACAGCTGAACTCCTAAGGGAGGGGAACCGGGCATGCGTCTTTTCCGTCGCTGCTCCGGGCATCTCCTGTTTAAAATATTTTATAAAACTGCCGATAAGTCTTCCACGTGGAGAGGCTTATCGGCAGTTTTTTAATGAAATAATACAAAAACGTGGCGTGATATATCTTTTTAATTGGATCCGCACACCTTAAGATGATTTTTCTAGTGCTTACAAATATTAGTTGAATATTCTGACTATTATCTTTATACTATGAATGAAATATAAGAAGGGGAGGGTTCTATGAAAAGTCTAATCAAAATCATTACTGTTGTTTTGCTTGTCAGCTTTTTTGTCAGCCTGCTGGCATCTCCTGCTGCTTTTGCCAAAAATGATAATGCCAAAGAGTCACTTGTGGCAGTGGGGGACTCGATTCCGTTTGGCTACAACCTCGGGCAGACGAATCAAAATCCCGCAAAAGCCAGTTATCCTTATTTAATCGGCAAACTAAGTGATTTACGAGTCCGTAATCTAGGTGTGCCGGGATGGCAGTCGGATCAGTTATTGACTGCCGTAGAAACCAGTCAAAAATACAGACAGGCTGTCAACCACTCGGATTATGTCGCTGTGACCATCGGAAGTAATGATTTATTGGAAATTCTGCGGGCTGCAGCGGCAGAAAGCGGCGGAGATCAGATTCTATTCCAACAATTACTGCAGCAAAAGCTGAACGATAGTGATGTTTTCAGCAATATTGAAGAGACAGTCCGGGAAATCCGCTCGCTGACAGACTCGCCAATCGTTTTATACAATGTTTATAACCCTTTCCAATTAAGTGATCCGTTCCATCATGTCGCAGATGCTTTTCTTCCACAGGTCAACGCTGCATTCACAGGACTGGCCTTCTCTTACGACGATGTCTACCTGGGCGATGCCTACGGAGCATTCGGCAGCGATCAAGCCACCTACGTCCTGCCTGGAGACATCCATCCGACCGAAGCTGGACAGGCTAAACTTGCTGAAATCGGCTTGGAAGCATTCGGACTCTATTAAGCAAATAAATTCAAAAAGAAGCAGCGATGTGTGAAAACGCTGCTTCTTTTATTAAAGCTGTGTTTGTGGCTCTTACGTCAATTTGGTGATATTAAGCTATATTTTCCACTATATCTAAATTGAACTAATTATCTCAAACTGCTTATGTCTGTTACTGCGGCTTTTTAAGAGAAAAAGCAGACTATAAATGATAAAGAACAGGAAAGATCCCTTTATATAAAAGGAATGAATAATGATCAAACGGGATCTTCGTTATTAGAAGGCAGATCCTGGTCTGTATTTCTTACCGTAAGCTGTAGTGAAGATGGGGCGACTCCGAGGCGATGAAGGACGAGCCGAAGATCCATTCCGTCCGACGGAAAGGAGGACGGAATTAGCTGAGGCCGGCCCGCCCGGAAAGCGTCCCCATGGAAACGAAAGCGCACGTCTATCGCTTATCTACTTTATTTTCAAGGCAGCCTTTATTAAAGACCTACTGCATCCACGGCATGCGTCGCATCAGCGTTACTAAAGCCTTCAAATTCTAATTGTTCAATCAGGCCGGATCTTGAAAAAGAAGTGTAATCGAGATAATTCTGAGCCGAAAGAACGGCCTGTTCTCTCCAGTCGACATCGATGTTTTCTACGGCGTACGAAGCATCGCTGTTACTAAATCCTTCAAACTCCAGCTGTTGGACCAATCCACTTTTCGAAAAAGCAGTATAGTTTATATAACTTTCCGCTGACAGGACGGCCTGGGCTCTCCAGTCAACATCGATGTTTTCTACCGCGTACGCAGCATCCCCATTATCAAACCCCTCAAACTCTAACTGATCGATTAGTCCACTTTTTGAAAAAGCAGTATAATTTAAATAATCCTCCGCCATTCTTACTGCTTGTTGCTGGGATGTAGTTGCCCCGTCATCTGCTTCTTCGGCTTCTTCACGGGCAGCCTCTTCCTCGGCCTCACGTTCGGCTTCCTCACGGGCAGCTTCTTCTTCGGCCTCGCGTTCGGCTTCCTCGCGGGCAGCCTCTTCTTCAGCTTCACGTTCGGCTTCCTCGCGGGCAGCCTCTTCCTCAGCTTCGCGTTCCGCTTCTTCACGGGCAGCCTCTTCTTCAGCTTCACGTTCGGCTTCCTCGCGGGCAGCCTCTTCCTCAGCTTCGCGTTCCGCTTCTTCACGGGCAGCTTCTTCCTCAGCTTCGCGTTCGGCTTCTTCACGGGCAGCCTCTTCCTCAGCTTCGCGTTCGGCTTCCTCGCGGGCAGCTTCTTCTTCAGCTTCGCGTTCCGCTTCTTCACGGGCAGCTTCTTCCTCAGCTTCGCGTTCGGCTTCCTCGCGGGCAGCCTCTTCCTCGGCCTCACGTTCGGCTTCCTCACGGGCAGCTTCTTCTTCGGCTTCACGTTCGGCTTCCTCACGGGCAGCTTCTTCTTCAGCTTCACGTTCTGCTTCTTCGCGGGCAGCCTCTTCCTCTGCTTCCACCTCTTGATCCGGCGCTTCCTCAACTTCTGTTTCCTTGTCATCCGCAGCAATTTCTTCGGAAGGATCTGCAGTTACGCCCGTTAAAATGACAAATACAACGACAGCAGACCCGAAATACATTGCAACCTTTTTTCTGTTTCTTTCGCTCTCTGGAATCCACCTTAATACAAGACCCGGTTTAATCAAGCCTACTAAAAGGGCTAAACCAGAAACAAGAAATAACAGTACAAACAAATTATCCATATTCTTCCGACCCCCTAGTCATTTTTAAGTGTCCATTTATACTTATTATTCCATAAATAAGGTAATAAGGCGATATATTTATGTATTTACCGCATGACTAAATTACCGTTCAAAGATGAGGTGTTTGAAGCGATCGTTGACCCGGTAAAAATCGGCAATTACTGGTTTTCGTCCAGTTTGGAAAGGTGGGGAGAAGGCAGGGCGGTTACACTGAGGTATGAGGAATACGACGCAGAAGGAGTTATATATGTACTGGAAGTAGAAGAAAGGAAGAAAATCGTATTCTCCTGGGGCTCCGAACACGGGGATGAAACGGTTGTGACGATTAGATTCAATGAGCTGGACGACAGGAGTACGATTATTGAAGTAACAGAAACGGGATTGAAAGAGGAAGACCCGGACCTGGTAAGCAAAATGATGGGGCAGAAGGAAGGCAGGGGCTATACGCTGAAGTGTTTAAAAGCTTATCTGGAATCCGGTATTACCAGTCTGAGGGCATCCTTAATCCATTAGCATAAAAAATTATGTTCATATTAATCGTTACCTGCTTCAGCAATATGGGGGGAGTGGTTAATAATAAATTAGCCCTTCATACGTGAGTGCCTGAATCAGCTGGAAATGAAAAGCAGCACCTTGTTCCACCCGTTCGAGGCATGGAATAGAGTAATACAAGCAGTACAGGCCATGCGCTGTACTGTTTTTTTATTGATGGAGTAAAAAGTCAGTGGTAGATTTAAAGAACCAATTGCTGGCAACGAATGTGGTAAAATTCTTTTAAGAAAGTTTCGAGCTCGAGAAGGAACTGCTTTTGTGAGGGGGGGAAATTATGAAACGGAATGTGTTATACAGCATATTGATTGCTGCTTTTATTATAGCTGCCGGCTTCTCGGTATATTTCTACCAGCAGGCACAGGCGGAGGATGCAAAAATAGCTGCGCGAGTGAATTCAGGGGAAGAGATTCCGCAGTATCACTTTACGTTAATAGGGGAAGAAGTGAATCACGACTACTGGCGTTTCGTGGAAGAGGGGGCTAAGACGGCAGAAGAAGATTACGATGTGTTTGTGGAATATAAAGGACCGGAGCGTTCTAATCCGGAAGAGCAGCTTAAACTGCTTGATATGGCAGTTCAGTCGAAAGTGGACGGTATCATTGTGCAGGCGTTGAATGAGCAGTTTCCTCCGCTTATAAATCAGGCAGTCGAAAAAGGTATCCCTGTCATTACAATAGATACTAATTCGTCCGATAACATGGCTCACACCTACATAGGAACGGACAATTACATGGCTGGGCAGCTAGCAGGAGAGGCGCTGGTGGAAGATACAGACGGAGAAGCTGTCGTCGGGGTGCTCTCGGGCAGCTTTGATAATTCTCTGCATGAGCAGCGCGTAAAAGGCTTTACCGATATTGTGGAGCAGGAAGAGGGGATTGAAGTAGCAGCGGTGGAAGAATCAAATATTTCGCGGGTAGATGTGGAGGAAGAAGCTTATAATATGCTCACTGCAAACGAAAACATTACCGCTTTCTATGGCACAAGTTCCTACAACGGAGTAGGGATCGTAGCTGCAGCAAGGTCTCTGGAAAAAGAAGAGGATATGTATGTGATTACGTTTGATGCGATCGATGAAAACATAGAATTACTGGAGAACGGCGGAATTCATGCGATTGTGGACCAGCAGCCTTTTGAAATGGGATACGAGAGTGTGGAGAAAATGTTATCCATTATTGAAGGGAATACAGTGGAAGATGATTATCATACAGACGTAACGATCATAAGGAACGCGGATTTACCTGTCGGAACAAATCGGGAGGATGAGACCTCATGATTAAAATCCGCACAAAACTGCTTATATATTTTGCGTTTATCCTGGTGTTATTGATCCTGTTGTTTTTCATCAGGGAAGAAAGCAATGAGAGAGTGATGGAACTCTACAATGAGAATGTTGATAATTTCTTTCTTTTAAACGAAATCACCAGAGAAACAGACGAGACGGTTCAGTCCCTGCAAATTTTTGTGCAGGAACCGTTACTTGAGAATCTGCAAAACTATCAGGAAGATAAAGAAGAACTTCTTCAGCTGCAGCAGACCTTCAGAGAAAACGAAAACGGAGGTATTTCCGAGAAGAACGTCCTGCATATGATCACAAGCTTTGTGGATCAAACAGAACAGACGGTGGAAGGAGTGGAAAATCAGAATATCCAGGAATACTCCCAGCATTTAAATGATGCGGAGACGACCTCGGAATATATTCACGAAACAACGCTGGATATTATCAACACTGAACTTACAAACTACCAGGAACTATCTTTGTTGATCGATGAAAAAGTAGAGAATACACAGAAAATGGGTCTCACCATCCTTACAGCAATTATCATATTAAGTATATTATTTGCACTCTGGTTTTCAAATGGTATCACTCGTACAATTGGACGATTAACAAAAGCCGCTCAGGAAATATCCGCCGGTAGTTATACAGGAGAGGATGTTGTCGTTTCAAGGAAAGATGAACTCTGGTTTTTGACTAACACTTTTAATGAAATGAAAAGAAATATTCTCGAGTCAGTAAATGATATTGAAGAAAAAGCCAGGCTGGCCCAGTTATTAAAAGAAATGGAATTAAAAAGCCTGCAGAATCAAATCAATCCCCACTTTTTATTCAATACGTTAAATACGATTTCGAAAACATCTTATATCGAAGGCGCGGAAAGGACAAGCGACTTGATTTCTTCTGTGTCTGCCCTATTTCGTTATAATATCGGCAGCCTGGACCGGGAGACGACGATCAAAGATGAAGTGAATATTATCCAGGAGTATTTTTTCATCCAAAAAGCACGCTTCCGTGACCGGGTGGAGTATATTGAAAATATTGACTCTGATTGTCTATCAGAGCCGCTTCCCTGCTTAACGCTTCAGCCAATTGTTGAAAACGCGTTTATTCACGGAATTGAAAGCATGGCTCAGGGAGCTGAAATTCAACTGCATATCTATCAGGAAGACGAAATGGTGTGTATAGATGTCATCGACAATGGGGTGGGAATGAATGAGGAAACGATAAACCGGTTGTTGGAGATAGAAGAGAAACCGGAAGCTGCTTCCTCAGCAAATGGAGCGGGTCACTCTACGGGAATTGGCATGAAAAACGTCAAGGAGCGTCTCCAATTATTTGATAAAGGCAGTGTATTTACGATTTCGTCACGTGTGGGAGAAGGTACAAAAGTCAGTATCCGTTTACACAAAAAATAAAACAGGAGGATCAGACGTGGTAAAAGTAATGCTTGTAGATGATGAGCCGATTGAAAGAGAAGGTATCAGTTTCATCCTTCATAAAAACCGGTCGAATTTTCAAGTGGTAGCGGAAGCCGGAAATGGAAAGGAAGCGGTGGAAGGTGCCCTTGTCTGGAAGCCGGATTTAATCTTCATGGATATCAAAATGCCTGAATTTGACGGGATTGAAGCGATTAGACAAATTACAGCCCGGCTTCCCGAAACAAAGTTTATAATGGTTTCAGCTTTTGATACGTTTGATTATGCACGAGAGGCGATGAAGTTTGGCATAAAAGAATATTTATTAAAACCGAGTAAGGTAAGCGACGTATTACAAGCCTTCGACCGCATGGTGGAAGAACTGGAAAGTGAAAAGCAGCGGGAGTGGGATACAGAGCAAATGAATCGTCGACTCGAAAGAGCCCATTCTTTCGTAGAAAGAGACTTTATTGTTTCTCTTATTATGGATCATGTTCACGAATTTGAGCATGGAGAATGGAAGGAACTGCTGGGTTTGGAACTTGATGATAAAAAAGGATTCGCAGCGGTGTTTTCATTTGAATCCGACGACCTTCATCCCGATCGCGAAGAAAAAAGCAGCTGGTATAAAATCCTGAAGAACGTGTTGCAGGAAGAGCATCCTGACTGTTTTACAGGGCCGTTAACCGGGTTTCAAGTTCCGGTACTCGTATTATTTAAAGACGAGGGACAAGACGACGAAGAAAAACGCCAGGAGTTTGTCCGCAAAATCCTTCATCAAGTACAGAAAAAATTAGAAAAAAGCAGGCTTTATGCCGGAGCGGGATCGGTCGTAACAAATATAAAACAGTTTTCCGACTCCTACAAAGAAGCGATTTACGTCCTGGAGCTGGTTCATAATAATCCAGGGGCTGCTTATTCGGTTTATAATGAAAGGTTGAAAAAGAAGCGAAAAGAAATGATCCCTTTTGAAATTGAAAGGGAACTGGTAGAAGCTGTAAAGAAAGGGGATACAGCCAGAGGGCTTCAGGTGTTTGAAACCTATTTTCAATCGATCATGCAGGCGGCAGACTTTCAGGAAAATCTCGTGCAAAAAGCGATTGAGGATTTTTTCATTGTGTTATCCCGCTCCCTCAATGAACTTGGAGTCGAGCCGGATATTCAGGTCGGGCTGGGGCAGCTGGAGACGACTATGCAGATCAAAGAATCCGCAAAGTCAAAGCTTATAAATATTACCGAACACCTGGGAGAATGGAGAGCGAACGGTATGCGGGCTCTGCTTTTGCAGGCGAAGGAATATGTAGACAGCAACTATCATAAGGCGGTTTCTCTCGAAGAGGCAGCTGAAAAAATAGGAATCAGCTCTTACTATTTAAGTAAATTATTTAAAGAACGGTTTGAGATTACATTCATGGATTATTTGAAAACAACGCGTATTCAAAAGGCAGTTGAATTAATGCGCGACGGAAACATGCCTTTAAAGGAAGTAGCTTTAAATGTAGGATATAAAGATCCAAACTATTTCAGTACCGCTTTTAAAAAAGAAATGGGCATGAGTCCCCGTGAATATCGAAGTAAATATCACAAGTAAAACAGCAATGGAATGTTGCTGTTTTTTTTGTTGTATAAATCCATTTCTTAAGTGATGTTTTCAGATGAATATTTTTAAATTTCCCTCCTATTGTTCACATTCGAAAAGTGAACTGGAGTCTCTTGGGAGAATAAAGCGCCGTCTGAAGATCCAATTTTGTGAAGATTTTTTCGCGAAATTCAGCCGAAGCCAAGCCCTCGGGAAAGCATCCGGCTGCAGCGGAGGTCGTGTACTTTATTCGATTTTACAAGATTGATTTCCAATATGACATTCATTCGTTATAGAAAGAATTTATAAAATTTCTTTAATTCACAATAATTTATAGGTATTCACAAGAAATTGAAGGATAAAGCGCTTTCCGGAATGTGTTTAGATGATAATTTGAATGTATTGAAAACGTTTTAAGCTTTCTTATAGCAAATTATGAGAACGGAATCATCTTTTTCTGGTTCTGCAGGAAGGAGGAACAGTCGGACTGACATCAAAGTGTATCGAATGATGCAAGGGGTTACAACAAAGATTAAGAGGGGAGGAAAAAAGGGAATATTATTTCTCTTTTGCTGCATATGATGAAGAAAAACAGTATTTTTTATATCGTTTCTATAACACTGGTTGCTACACTTGGAGGCCTTTTATTCGGTTATGATACGGCCGTGATCTCGGGAGCGGAAGGTTCCCTTCAAACTTATTTTGCGGAAAACTTAGGTCTTAGTCCTCTCATCCATGGACTGACAGTTTCCAGTGCACTGATAGGGTGTATTATCGGGGGGCTTCTCTCGGGGATTTTCGCCACTAGAATTGGACGAAAAAGAACTTTGATTCTTGCTGCGGCGTTGTTCCTGGTTTCAGCAGTAGGCTCTGCGTTTCCTGAATTGTTATTTTTCACAAGAGGAGAGCCTACGATTGCCCTGCTGCTTACCTTTAACCTGTACCGGATTGTGGGGGGAATTGGTGTCGGCCTGGCTTCCGCAGTAGCAC is a window from the Alkalicoccus halolimnae genome containing:
- a CDS encoding response regulator; amino-acid sequence: MVKVMLVDDEPIEREGISFILHKNRSNFQVVAEAGNGKEAVEGALVWKPDLIFMDIKMPEFDGIEAIRQITARLPETKFIMVSAFDTFDYAREAMKFGIKEYLLKPSKVSDVLQAFDRMVEELESEKQREWDTEQMNRRLERAHSFVERDFIVSLIMDHVHEFEHGEWKELLGLELDDKKGFAAVFSFESDDLHPDREEKSSWYKILKNVLQEEHPDCFTGPLTGFQVPVLVLFKDEGQDDEEKRQEFVRKILHQVQKKLEKSRLYAGAGSVVTNIKQFSDSYKEAIYVLELVHNNPGAAYSVYNERLKKKRKEMIPFEIERELVEAVKKGDTARGLQVFETYFQSIMQAADFQENLVQKAIEDFFIVLSRSLNELGVEPDIQVGLGQLETTMQIKESAKSKLINITEHLGEWRANGMRALLLQAKEYVDSNYHKAVSLEEAAEKIGISSYYLSKLFKERFEITFMDYLKTTRIQKAVELMRDGNMPLKEVALNVGYKDPNYFSTAFKKEMGMSPREYRSKYHK
- a CDS encoding tRNA dihydrouridine synthase, encoding MKENFWNDLPRPFFVLAPMEDVTNVVFRHVVAEAARPDVFFTEFTNTDSYCHPEGIYSVRGRLTFTEDEQPMVAHIWGDKPENFREMSIGMAEQGFKGIDLNMGCPVQNVAANGKGSGLIRCPENAADIIQAAKAGGLPVSVKTRLGYTDVGEWKDWLGHVFKQDIANLSIHLRTKKEMSNVDAHWELIPEIKALRDELAPETLLTINGDIPDRETGMELVNKYGVDGVMIGRGIFKNPFAFEEATREHSTEELFDLLRLHLDLHDKYSTEIGPILFKPLRRFFKIYIRGIRGGGELRNQLMMTETTDEVRALLDKFEAEVSEKEKEKQLNS
- a CDS encoding Ltp family lipoprotein, yielding MDNLFVLLFLVSGLALLVGLIKPGLVLRWIPESERNRKKVAMYFGSAVVVFVILTGVTADPSEEIAADDKETEVEEAPDQEVEAEEEAAREEAEREAEEEAAREEAEREAEEEAAREEAEREAEEEAAREEAEREAEEEAAREEAEREAEEEAAREEAEREAEEEAAREEAEREAEEEAAREEAEREAEEEAAREEAEREAEEEAAREEAEREAEEEAAREEAEREAEEEAAREEAEREAEEEAAREEAEREAEEEAAREEAEEADDGATTSQQQAVRMAEDYLNYTAFSKSGLIDQLEFEGFDNGDAAYAVENIDVDWRAQAVLSAESYINYTAFSKSGLVQQLEFEGFSNSDASYAVENIDVDWREQAVLSAQNYLDYTSFSRSGLIEQLEFEGFSNADATHAVDAVGL
- a CDS encoding sensor histidine kinase — translated: MIKIRTKLLIYFAFILVLLILLFFIREESNERVMELYNENVDNFFLLNEITRETDETVQSLQIFVQEPLLENLQNYQEDKEELLQLQQTFRENENGGISEKNVLHMITSFVDQTEQTVEGVENQNIQEYSQHLNDAETTSEYIHETTLDIINTELTNYQELSLLIDEKVENTQKMGLTILTAIIILSILFALWFSNGITRTIGRLTKAAQEISAGSYTGEDVVVSRKDELWFLTNTFNEMKRNILESVNDIEEKARLAQLLKEMELKSLQNQINPHFLFNTLNTISKTSYIEGAERTSDLISSVSALFRYNIGSLDRETTIKDEVNIIQEYFFIQKARFRDRVEYIENIDSDCLSEPLPCLTLQPIVENAFIHGIESMAQGAEIQLHIYQEDEMVCIDVIDNGVGMNEETINRLLEIEEKPEAASSANGAGHSTGIGMKNVKERLQLFDKGSVFTISSRVGEGTKVSIRLHKK
- a CDS encoding SRPBCC domain-containing protein — protein: MTKLPFKDEVFEAIVDPVKIGNYWFSSSLERWGEGRAVTLRYEEYDAEGVIYVLEVEERKKIVFSWGSEHGDETVVTIRFNELDDRSTIIEVTETGLKEEDPDLVSKMMGQKEGRGYTLKCLKAYLESGITSLRASLIH
- a CDS encoding sugar-binding protein encodes the protein MKRNVLYSILIAAFIIAAGFSVYFYQQAQAEDAKIAARVNSGEEIPQYHFTLIGEEVNHDYWRFVEEGAKTAEEDYDVFVEYKGPERSNPEEQLKLLDMAVQSKVDGIIVQALNEQFPPLINQAVEKGIPVITIDTNSSDNMAHTYIGTDNYMAGQLAGEALVEDTDGEAVVGVLSGSFDNSLHEQRVKGFTDIVEQEEGIEVAAVEESNISRVDVEEEAYNMLTANENITAFYGTSSYNGVGIVAAARSLEKEEDMYVITFDAIDENIELLENGGIHAIVDQQPFEMGYESVEKMLSIIEGNTVEDDYHTDVTIIRNADLPVGTNREDETS
- a CDS encoding aldo/keto reductase, coding for MHRAVEQSGYRLLDSPYYYENEGNIGEQVRSSSVPRDELHITSKL
- a CDS encoding SGNH/GDSL hydrolase family protein: MKSLIKIITVVLLVSFFVSLLASPAAFAKNDNAKESLVAVGDSIPFGYNLGQTNQNPAKASYPYLIGKLSDLRVRNLGVPGWQSDQLLTAVETSQKYRQAVNHSDYVAVTIGSNDLLEILRAAAAESGGDQILFQQLLQQKLNDSDVFSNIEETVREIRSLTDSPIVLYNVYNPFQLSDPFHHVADAFLPQVNAAFTGLAFSYDDVYLGDAYGAFGSDQATYVLPGDIHPTEAGQAKLAEIGLEAFGLY